From one Gouania willdenowi unplaced genomic scaffold, fGouWil2.1 scaffold_344_arrow_ctg1, whole genome shotgun sequence genomic stretch:
- the LOC114459779 gene encoding chromobox protein homolog 6-like isoform X1, with amino-acid sequence MELSAAGDRIFAAEAILKRRVRKGRLEYLVKWKGWAMKHSTWEPEENILDDRLILGFEQKERERELHGPKKRGPKPKKMLMKKGESSSSGRALNSRLKTSRSSSSSSSSSSQPTASSSSAVPHHFPSTSSSSSPVGLLPKLNSLAATHKLKKDIHRCHRMSRRPLPRCDPTASSFSNPGGFPSRMHVSPFSETVRIVNRRVKPREVKRSRIILNLKVIEKSGRGGGSASRSRNVQSGRHNIPSRNRIIGKKGEAPYRPFQPPLKMLGFPMYGKPFGLQCGGGALPSHANATASRAPPATQDQDRSDRSEEGGKDVPPPSTPPPAPSEEQTAPPAGAQRVPAEGDPDWHPQRAPSCKDVVVTDVTTNLLTVTIKEFPSPAPASGPASPSASPDHGSAPDDASVAKP; translated from the exons GGAAGACTTGAATACCTGGTGAAATGGAAAGGATGGGCAATGAA GCACAGCACGTGGGAGCCGGAGGAGAATATTCTTGATGACAGGCTAATCCTGGGGTTTGAGCAAAA GGAGCGAGAACGGGAGCTTCATGGGCCAAAGAAACGTGGGCCAAAACCTAAGAAGATGCTAATGAAG AAAGGagagagcagcagcagtggtCGTGCTCTCAACAGTCGTCTGAAGACGTCccgctcctcttcctcctcttcctcctcctccagccaACCCACTGCCTCCTCTTCCTCGGCCGTGCCTCATCATTTCCCCTCCACATCCTCTTCCTCCAGCCCCGTTGGACTTTTACCGAAGCTCAATTCTTTGGCAGCTACTCACAAACTGAAGAAGGACATTCATCGTTGCCACCGCATGTCTCGCCGCCCTCTGCCTCGCTGCGACCCCACGGCGTCCTCGTTCTCCAACCCCGGGGGGTTCCCCTCCCGCATGCACGTCTCGCCATTCTCCGAAACTGTGCGCATCGTCAACCGCAGGGTCAAACCTCGGGAGGTGAAAAGGAGTCGCATCATCCTTAACCTGAAAGTCATCGAGAAGTCAGGTCGTGGCGGCGGCTCCGCCTCCAGGAGCAGGAACGTCCAATCAGGACGCCACAATATCCCGTCACGCAACCGCATCATCGGGAAGAAAGGAGAGGCTCCTTATAGGCCGTTCCAACCGCCTCTGAAGATGTTGGGGTTCCCCATGTACGGGAAGCCTTTTGGGCTGCAGTGTGGGGGGGGTGCGCTGCCGTCTCACGCTAATGCCACAGCTTCACGTGCTCCTCCTGCGACCCAGGACCAGGACCGCTCAGATCGCTCCGAGGAGGGTGGAAAGGATGTGCCGCCACCTTCCACACCCCCCCCTGCTCCGTCCGAGGAGCAAACTGCGCCCCCCGCTGGAGCCCAGCGCGTGCCCGCAGAGGGCGACCCCGACTGGCACCCCCAGAGGGCGCCGAGCTGCAAAGACGTGGTGGTGACAGACGTGACTACTAACCTGCTCACCGTTACCATCAAAGAGTTCCCCTCCCCGGCCCCCGCCTCAGGCCCCGCCTCGCCCTCTGCCAGCCCCGACCACGGCTCCGCCCCCGATGACGCGTCGGTGGCCAAGCCATAG
- the LOC114459779 gene encoding chromobox protein homolog 6-like isoform X2, which yields MKHSTWEPEENILDDRLILGFEQKERERELHGPKKRGPKPKKMLMKKGESSSSGRALNSRLKTSRSSSSSSSSSSQPTASSSSAVPHHFPSTSSSSSPVGLLPKLNSLAATHKLKKDIHRCHRMSRRPLPRCDPTASSFSNPGGFPSRMHVSPFSETVRIVNRRVKPREVKRSRIILNLKVIEKSGRGGGSASRSRNVQSGRHNIPSRNRIIGKKGEAPYRPFQPPLKMLGFPMYGKPFGLQCGGGALPSHANATASRAPPATQDQDRSDRSEEGGKDVPPPSTPPPAPSEEQTAPPAGAQRVPAEGDPDWHPQRAPSCKDVVVTDVTTNLLTVTIKEFPSPAPASGPASPSASPDHGSAPDDASVAKP from the exons ATGAA GCACAGCACGTGGGAGCCGGAGGAGAATATTCTTGATGACAGGCTAATCCTGGGGTTTGAGCAAAA GGAGCGAGAACGGGAGCTTCATGGGCCAAAGAAACGTGGGCCAAAACCTAAGAAGATGCTAATGAAG AAAGGagagagcagcagcagtggtCGTGCTCTCAACAGTCGTCTGAAGACGTCccgctcctcttcctcctcttcctcctcctccagccaACCCACTGCCTCCTCTTCCTCGGCCGTGCCTCATCATTTCCCCTCCACATCCTCTTCCTCCAGCCCCGTTGGACTTTTACCGAAGCTCAATTCTTTGGCAGCTACTCACAAACTGAAGAAGGACATTCATCGTTGCCACCGCATGTCTCGCCGCCCTCTGCCTCGCTGCGACCCCACGGCGTCCTCGTTCTCCAACCCCGGGGGGTTCCCCTCCCGCATGCACGTCTCGCCATTCTCCGAAACTGTGCGCATCGTCAACCGCAGGGTCAAACCTCGGGAGGTGAAAAGGAGTCGCATCATCCTTAACCTGAAAGTCATCGAGAAGTCAGGTCGTGGCGGCGGCTCCGCCTCCAGGAGCAGGAACGTCCAATCAGGACGCCACAATATCCCGTCACGCAACCGCATCATCGGGAAGAAAGGAGAGGCTCCTTATAGGCCGTTCCAACCGCCTCTGAAGATGTTGGGGTTCCCCATGTACGGGAAGCCTTTTGGGCTGCAGTGTGGGGGGGGTGCGCTGCCGTCTCACGCTAATGCCACAGCTTCACGTGCTCCTCCTGCGACCCAGGACCAGGACCGCTCAGATCGCTCCGAGGAGGGTGGAAAGGATGTGCCGCCACCTTCCACACCCCCCCCTGCTCCGTCCGAGGAGCAAACTGCGCCCCCCGCTGGAGCCCAGCGCGTGCCCGCAGAGGGCGACCCCGACTGGCACCCCCAGAGGGCGCCGAGCTGCAAAGACGTGGTGGTGACAGACGTGACTACTAACCTGCTCACCGTTACCATCAAAGAGTTCCCCTCCCCGGCCCCCGCCTCAGGCCCCGCCTCGCCCTCTGCCAGCCCCGACCACGGCTCCGCCCCCGATGACGCGTCGGTGGCCAAGCCATAG